Proteins from one Hoplias malabaricus isolate fHopMal1 chromosome 2, fHopMal1.hap1, whole genome shotgun sequence genomic window:
- the LOC136674587 gene encoding claudin-15-like, with translation MKDCVQIVALAVGFLSCVMAFISLHNRAWKMSSDFGNVIITSNIFENLWMSCADDSTGILDCWYFQSLLALPGHVQASRALMIASIVMGTFGLVSTLVGMQCSKIGGENYTLKGRIAALGGVFFILQGLCTMIAVSWYAFNITQEFFDPLYPGTKFEIGEGLYIGWCSATLALFGGSCLLCTCGMQSSEEKQHYFYRAPTRGTPYTTSVTSQPPNQYGRNAYV, from the exons ATGAAGGACTGTGTGCAGATTGTGGCTCTGGCCGTAGGCTTCCTCAGCTGCGTCATGGCCTTCATCTCCCTTCACAACCGCGCCTGGAAGATGTCCTCGGACTTCGGGAATGTCATCATCACGTCCAACATCTTCGAGAACCTGTGGATGTCCTGCGCCGACGACTCCACTGGGATCCTGGACTGCTGGTACTTCCAGAGTCTCCTCGCGCTGCCTG GTCATGTCCAGGCATCTCGGGCACTGATGATCGCCTCCATCGTGATGGGCACCTTCGGGCTGGTCTCCACGCTGGTGGGCATGCAGTGCTCGAAGATCGGGGGAGAGAACTACACCCTGAAGGGGAGGATAGCTGCACTAGGTGGGGTCTTCTTCATTCTCCAGG GTCTGTGTACGATGATCGCCGTGTCCTGGTACGCCTTCAACATCACACAGGAGTTTTTCGACCCTCTCTACCCTGGAACcaa GTTTGAGATCGGAGAAGGTCTGTACATCGGCTGGTGCTCCGCGACCCTGGCTCTTTTTGGCGGGAGCTGTTTACTCTGCACTTGTGGAATGCAGAGCAGCGAAGAAAAACA ACACTATTTCTACAGAGCACCCACCAGAGGAACGCCGTACACCACCTCCGTCACCTCGCAGCCGCCCAATCAGTACGGCCGGAACGCCTACGTATAG